Proteins encoded in a region of the Tripterygium wilfordii isolate XIE 37 chromosome 21, ASM1340144v1, whole genome shotgun sequence genome:
- the LOC119988081 gene encoding uncharacterized protein LOC119988081 isoform X1 gives MRTLLLSNSTVYLTRKLSSSICLFHFPSLSRETKKLLYIPSRKCLQNINILKFSSFKTSSTSEPAIYGGWDELRPIGESVQSGESTQLRNFLVSIGIDDRKHVFMFLFGFVCALAISRVRVKSIVVFPAFVLVFAIGLSFGFARSGTFSELSVSKRRSREEIFRVYSDKLRDVVEFFDGIEVKLSNLKNHIQKGIALNKITADDLKNYANVTESLRLSCLDARNIVESAIDGMRNSNGVLDENQKSSRKRKELGDDGFRSLPFFQWLFGEGLVTSKSNKLKDNNKHGKEASLANNQTHGNYATPAVEERSLNLIENNRENENFDSFQGPSNGRSFNWGRDRRIKMALENEKINEGEIHASVKRYIDRKEYSSQHKELQFMSNSTVHLRMDQNNPNEKRVSCDSSDFNVSLSHMEKEAAFVQEQILKESSRSYSSSLGQDNGENETYTSRFRETINFKDNSDLDDHNSTHENEDGLSSSMVSDDVAFDRCLAEANDLLSQAKECIRAKHDEEHAEIMLYKSAKLLSKAIIMKPKSLLAVGQLGNTYLLHGELKLKISRELRALLCRRDPLPSERQGKTLKGVDDKLASKGRLASVLVNVCEECEELLVEAGRKYRLALSIDGNDVRALYNWGLALSFRAQLIADIGPFQEAAFDADKIFLAAIDKFDTMMSRGNVYAPEALFRWGMALQQRSRLRPITSKERVKLLQQAQRLYEDALQEDSNNFQVKEALSYCISEINFRRL, from the exons ATGAGAACCCTACTTCTGTCGAATTCCACTGTATATTTAACGAGGAAATTATCATCGTCTATTTGCCTTTTCCATTTTCCATCTCTTTCTCGGGAAACCAAAAAACTCCTATACATTCCCAGCCGAAAATGCCTCCAGAATATCAACATCCTAAAATTCTCTTCGTTCAAGACGTCTTCGACTTCTGAACCAGCAATATACGGTGGGTGGGACGAGTTGAGGCCAATTGGTGAGTCCGTCCAATCCGGTGAGTCAACTCAGCTGCGTAATTTTCTGGTTTCGATTGGGATTGATGACAGAAAGCatgtttttatgtttcttttcgGGTTTGTTTGTGCTTTAGCCATTTCCAGAGTTAGAGTTAAGTCAATTGTGGTTTTCCCagcttttgttttggttttcgcTATCGGATTATCGTTTGGGTTTGCTCGTAGTGGAACCTTCAGCGAGCTTAGTGTTAGCAAGAGAAGGTCTAGAGAGGAGATATTCAGGGTTTATAGTGACAAATTGAGGGATGTGGTGGAAttttttgatggaattgaggTTAAACTCAGTAATTTAAAGAATCATATACAAAAAGGTATTGCTTTGAATAAGATTACAGCTGATGATTTGAAAAATTATGCTAATGTAACTGAATCATTGAGACTATCATGTTTGGATGCTAGAAATATTGTTGAGAGTGCTATTGATGGTATGAGAAACTCTAATGGTGTTTTAGATGAGAATCAGAAGTCAAGTAGGAAAAGGAAAGAGCTTGGTGATGATGGGTTCAGATCATTACCATTTTTTCAATGGTTGTTTGGAGAGGGTTTGGTTACTTCAAAATCTAATAAATTGAAAGATAATAACAAACATGGGAAGGAGGCAAGTTTGGCGAATAATCAAACTCATGGAAATTATGCAACTCCTGCAGTTGAAGAAAGgagtttgaatttgattgaaaacaatagagaaaatgagaatttcGATTCTTTTCAGGGCCCATCAAATGGGCGTTCTTTTAATTGGGGTAGAGACAGAAGAATTAAGATGGCTCtggaaaatgaaaaaattaaTGAAGGGGAGATACATGCAAGTGTTAAAAGATACATTGACCGTAAAGAGTATAGTTCCCAGCATAAAGAATTGCAATTCATGAGTAATAGTACTGTTCATTTGAGGATGGATCAAAATAATCCAAATGAGAAGCGGGTATCCTGTGATTCTTCGGATTTTAATGTCAGCTTGAGTCATATGGAAAAAGAAGCTGCCTTTGTGCAAGAGCAGATCCTCAAGGAATCCAGCAGATCTTATAGCTCCTCACTCGGACAGGATAATGGCGAGAATGAGACTTACACTTCTCGATTCAGAGAAACCATAAATTTTAAAGACAATTCTGATCTCGATGATCATAATTCTACACATGAGAATGAGGATGGGTTGTCATCTTCAATGGTTTCAGATGATGTGGCATTTGATAGGTGTTTAGCTGAAGCTAATGACCTTCTTAGCCAAGCCAAGGAGTGTATAAGAGCTAAACACGATGAAGAGCATGCAGAGATCATGTTATACAAGTCTGCCAAGTTACTCTCCAAAGCCATAATTATGAAGCCCAAGAGTTTACTGGCTGTGGGCCAATTAGGCAACACTTATCTTCTTCATGGAGagctaaaattgaaaattagtcGTGAATTGAGAGCTCTTCTTTGTAGAAGGGATCCCTTACCATCTGAGAGGCAAGGTAAGACACTCAAGGGTGTTGATGACAAGCTGGCGAGTAAAGGCAGACTTGCATCTGTCCTTGTCAATGTATGTGAAGAGTGTGAAGAACTTCTTGTGGAGGCAGGGAGGAAATACAGGCTAGCTTTATCTATTGATGGGAATGATGTGAGAGCGTTATATAATTGGGGCCTTGCTCTCTCCTTCCGTGCACAGTTGATTGCAGATATTGGACCA TTTCAGGAAGCAGCTTTTGATGCAGACAAAATCTTCTTGGCTGCAATTGATAAATTTGATACCATGATGTCCAGAGGCAATGTTTATGCACCAGAAG CTTTGTTCAGATGGGGTATGGCATTGCAACAAAGATCTCGTTTACGGCCAATTACTAGTAAAGAGAGGGTGAAGTTGCTGCAACAGGCACAGAGACTATATGAAGATGCACTTCAAGAGGACTCCAATAATTTCCAAGTAAAAGAAGCATTATCATATTGTATATCTGAGATTAATTTTAGGCGTTTGTGA
- the LOC119988081 gene encoding uncharacterized protein LOC119988081 isoform X2, with amino-acid sequence MRTLLLSNSTVYLTRKLSSSICLFHFPSLSRETKKLLYIPSRKCLQNINILKFSSFKTSSTSEPAIYGGWDELRPIGESVQSGESTQLRNFLVSIGIDDRKHVFMFLFGFVCALAISRVRVKSIVVFPAFVLVFAIGLSFGFARSGTFSELSVSKRRSREEIFRVYSDKLRDVVEFFDGIEVKLSNLKNHIQKGIALNKITADDLKNYANVTESLRLSCLDARNIVESAIDGMRNSNGVLDENQKSSRKRKELGDDGFRSLPFFQWLFGEGLVTSKSNKLKDNNKHGKEASLANNQTHGNYATPAVEERSLNLIENNRENENFDSFQGPSNGRSFNWGRDRRIKMALENEKINEGEIHASVKRYIDRKEYSSQHKELQFMSNSTVHLRMDQNNPNEKRVSCDSSDFNVSLSHMEKEAAFVQEQILKESSRSYSSSLGQDNGENETYTSRFRETINFKDNSDLDDHNSTHENEDGLSSSMVSDDVAFDRCLAEANDLLSQAKECIRAKHDEEHAEIMLYKSAKLLSKAIIMKPKSLLAVGQLGNTYLLHGELKLKISRELRALLCRRDPLPSERQGKTLKGVDDKLASKGRLASVLVNVCEECEELLVEAGRKYRLALSIDGNDVRALYNWGLALSFRAQLIADIGPEAAFDADKIFLAAIDKFDTMMSRGNVYAPEALFRWGMALQQRSRLRPITSKERVKLLQQAQRLYEDALQEDSNNFQVKEALSYCISEINFRRL; translated from the exons ATGAGAACCCTACTTCTGTCGAATTCCACTGTATATTTAACGAGGAAATTATCATCGTCTATTTGCCTTTTCCATTTTCCATCTCTTTCTCGGGAAACCAAAAAACTCCTATACATTCCCAGCCGAAAATGCCTCCAGAATATCAACATCCTAAAATTCTCTTCGTTCAAGACGTCTTCGACTTCTGAACCAGCAATATACGGTGGGTGGGACGAGTTGAGGCCAATTGGTGAGTCCGTCCAATCCGGTGAGTCAACTCAGCTGCGTAATTTTCTGGTTTCGATTGGGATTGATGACAGAAAGCatgtttttatgtttcttttcgGGTTTGTTTGTGCTTTAGCCATTTCCAGAGTTAGAGTTAAGTCAATTGTGGTTTTCCCagcttttgttttggttttcgcTATCGGATTATCGTTTGGGTTTGCTCGTAGTGGAACCTTCAGCGAGCTTAGTGTTAGCAAGAGAAGGTCTAGAGAGGAGATATTCAGGGTTTATAGTGACAAATTGAGGGATGTGGTGGAAttttttgatggaattgaggTTAAACTCAGTAATTTAAAGAATCATATACAAAAAGGTATTGCTTTGAATAAGATTACAGCTGATGATTTGAAAAATTATGCTAATGTAACTGAATCATTGAGACTATCATGTTTGGATGCTAGAAATATTGTTGAGAGTGCTATTGATGGTATGAGAAACTCTAATGGTGTTTTAGATGAGAATCAGAAGTCAAGTAGGAAAAGGAAAGAGCTTGGTGATGATGGGTTCAGATCATTACCATTTTTTCAATGGTTGTTTGGAGAGGGTTTGGTTACTTCAAAATCTAATAAATTGAAAGATAATAACAAACATGGGAAGGAGGCAAGTTTGGCGAATAATCAAACTCATGGAAATTATGCAACTCCTGCAGTTGAAGAAAGgagtttgaatttgattgaaaacaatagagaaaatgagaatttcGATTCTTTTCAGGGCCCATCAAATGGGCGTTCTTTTAATTGGGGTAGAGACAGAAGAATTAAGATGGCTCtggaaaatgaaaaaattaaTGAAGGGGAGATACATGCAAGTGTTAAAAGATACATTGACCGTAAAGAGTATAGTTCCCAGCATAAAGAATTGCAATTCATGAGTAATAGTACTGTTCATTTGAGGATGGATCAAAATAATCCAAATGAGAAGCGGGTATCCTGTGATTCTTCGGATTTTAATGTCAGCTTGAGTCATATGGAAAAAGAAGCTGCCTTTGTGCAAGAGCAGATCCTCAAGGAATCCAGCAGATCTTATAGCTCCTCACTCGGACAGGATAATGGCGAGAATGAGACTTACACTTCTCGATTCAGAGAAACCATAAATTTTAAAGACAATTCTGATCTCGATGATCATAATTCTACACATGAGAATGAGGATGGGTTGTCATCTTCAATGGTTTCAGATGATGTGGCATTTGATAGGTGTTTAGCTGAAGCTAATGACCTTCTTAGCCAAGCCAAGGAGTGTATAAGAGCTAAACACGATGAAGAGCATGCAGAGATCATGTTATACAAGTCTGCCAAGTTACTCTCCAAAGCCATAATTATGAAGCCCAAGAGTTTACTGGCTGTGGGCCAATTAGGCAACACTTATCTTCTTCATGGAGagctaaaattgaaaattagtcGTGAATTGAGAGCTCTTCTTTGTAGAAGGGATCCCTTACCATCTGAGAGGCAAGGTAAGACACTCAAGGGTGTTGATGACAAGCTGGCGAGTAAAGGCAGACTTGCATCTGTCCTTGTCAATGTATGTGAAGAGTGTGAAGAACTTCTTGTGGAGGCAGGGAGGAAATACAGGCTAGCTTTATCTATTGATGGGAATGATGTGAGAGCGTTATATAATTGGGGCCTTGCTCTCTCCTTCCGTGCACAGTTGATTGCAGATATTGGACCA GAAGCAGCTTTTGATGCAGACAAAATCTTCTTGGCTGCAATTGATAAATTTGATACCATGATGTCCAGAGGCAATGTTTATGCACCAGAAG CTTTGTTCAGATGGGGTATGGCATTGCAACAAAGATCTCGTTTACGGCCAATTACTAGTAAAGAGAGGGTGAAGTTGCTGCAACAGGCACAGAGACTATATGAAGATGCACTTCAAGAGGACTCCAATAATTTCCAAGTAAAAGAAGCATTATCATATTGTATATCTGAGATTAATTTTAGGCGTTTGTGA